The following are encoded in a window of Manihot esculenta cultivar AM560-2 chromosome 8, M.esculenta_v8, whole genome shotgun sequence genomic DNA:
- the LOC110621766 gene encoding subtilisin-like protease SBT4.15, which yields MLSIFFFFFSFVSSESIARESKIHSYGKSFNGFAARLLPHEVERLQEEESVVSVFKNARNKLHTTRSWDFLGMKQTINRRHKTESSIIVGLLDTGIYVESPSFNDHGYGPPPSKWKGKCAVGANFTGCNNKVIGAKYYHLEKTDPGQQSPADDDGHGTHTSSIAAGVAVNGASLYGIANGTARGGVPSARIAMYKVCWEGGCSDMDLLAGFDDAIADGVDILSVSIGGFSRNYFEDPISIGSFHAMKKGILTSCSAGNNGPQLSTVENVAPWIMTVAASSIDRQFITSLKLGNGMKASGKLAINTFSPKKKIYPLTNGAHATNVTFGFYGNISACASGTLGMDKVKGRIVYCRGDNGQDYTIRQLNGAGLIISVDSQTDIAFSTLVPATSVNLKEGHKIDHYINTTKNPQAVIYKTKTAKIRAPALASFSSRGPQLLSLNILKPDLTAPGLDILAAYSKLVTITGEPGDDRYSTFNIISGTSMSCPHASAAAAYVKSFHPDWSPAAIKSALMTTATPLKIKDEFSDLGSGSGQINPIKAVHPGLIYDNSLSFYLSFLCKEGYNATTIGLLIGGKKKYNCSDYKPARGTDGLNYPTMHAQLKTADSSISAVFYRTVTEVGPGKSVYKATVTAPNGLSVKVIPETLTFTRVHEKQNFKVIVKGGPMAEGTDVLSASLEWKDSEHSVKSPIIVCKPTYL from the exons ATGCTATCaatattcttcttttttttttcttttgtttccaGTGAGTCTATAGCCAGAGAATCCAAAATACACAGCTATGGAAAGAGCTTCAATGGGTTTGCAGCCAGACTATTACCTCATGAAGTGGAAAGACTACAAG AGGAAGAGAGTGTGGTGTCGGTGTTTAAAAACGCTAGGAACAAACTTCACACGACAAGATCATGGGATTTTCTAGGAATGAAACAAACAATAAACAGAAGACACAAAACGGAGAGCAGCATCATCGTGGGTTTGCTGGATACTG GAATTTATGTGGAGTCTCCCAGCTTCAATGATCACGGCTATGGACCTCCCCCTAGTAAATGGAAAGGAAAATGTGCAGTAGGAGCAAACTTCACAGGCTGCAATAA CAAGGTAATTGGTGCAAAATACTACCACCTGGAAAAAACGGATCCAGGACAACAAAGTCCAGCAGATGATGACGGCCATGGCACGCACACTTCCTCCATCGCAGCTGGTGTTGCCGTGAATGGTGCAAGCTTATATGGTATAGCAAACGGAACAGCCCGCGGCGGCGTCCCATCAGCCCGCATTGCCATGTACAAAGTCTGCTGGGAAGGAGGCTGTTCAGACATGGACTTATTAGCTGGTTTTGATGATGCAATTGCTGATGGAGTAGACATATTATCAGTTTCAATTGGAGGATTTAGCAGGAATTATTTTGAGGACCCGATTAGCATTGGATCATTTCATGCCATGAAGAAGGGGATATTGACTTCATGTTCAGCTGGGAACAACGGGCCTCAGTTATCAACTGtggaaaatgttgcaccatggATCATGACAGTGGCTGCTTCTAGCATAGATAGGCAGTTCATTACTTCACTCAAACTTGGCAATGGCATGAAAGCTTCT GGAAAACTTGCAATCAACACATTTTCACCAAAGAAGAAGATTTACCCTTTAACCAATGGCGCTCATGCAACTAATGTTACTTTTGGTTTCTATGGGAATATCAG TGCTTGTGCTTCCGGGACGCTAGGAATGGACAAAGTGAAGGGAAGAATTGTGTACTGTCGTGGGGACAATGGCCAAGATTACACCATTAGACAGCTAAACGGAGCTGGACTAATCATATCTGTAGATTCACAAACAGACATCGCTTTCAGCACTCTAGTACCAGCTACTAGTGTCAACCTCAAGGAAGGCCACAAGATAGATCACTACATTAACACAACCAA GAATCCTCAGGCTGTTATCTACAAGACCAAAACTGCCAAAATTCGTGCTCCTGCTTTGGCATCTTTCTCATCCAGAGGACCTCAATTACTCAGCCTCAACATCCTCAAG CCTGATCTGACTGCGCCAGGGCTAGACATATTAGCTGCCTACTCTAAATTGGTAACAATAACGGGGGAGCCAGGTGACGATAGATACTCCACATTCAACATTATATCAGGAACATCTATGTCTTGCCCTCATGCTTCTGCAGCTGCAGCCTATGTCAAGAGCTTCCACCCTGACTGGTCGCCAGCTGCAATCAAGTCAGCTCTAATGACTACAGCCACGCCCTTGAAAATCAAAGATGAATTTTCAGACTTGGGATCAGGATCAGGCCAAATTAACCCAATAAAGGCAGTTCATCCAGGCCTCATCTATGACAATTCACTAAGTTTCTACCTTAGTTTCCTATGCAAGGAAGGCTACAATGCCACAACCATTGGTCTACTAATTGGTGGCAAGAAAAAGTACAATTGCTCAGACTATAAACCTGCACGAGGCACCGATGGCCTCAACTACCCAACCATGCATGCACAGCTCAAAACTGCTGACTCCAGTATTTCGGCGGTATTCTATCGGACGGTGACTGAAGTGGGGCCTGGAAAATCAGTGTATAAAGCAACTGTGACAGCTCCAAATGGCCTTTCAGTCAAAGTTATACCAGAGACTTTAACATTCACTAGAGTGCACGAAAAGCAAAATTTCAAGGTTATAGTGAAGGGTGGTCCTATGGCAGAGGGAACAGATGTCCTATCAGCTTCGCTTGAGTGGAAGGATTCTGAGCACAGTGTCAAGAGCCCTATTATTGTCTGTAAACCCACATATCTTTAG